One window from the genome of Glycine soja cultivar W05 chromosome 12, ASM419377v2, whole genome shotgun sequence encodes:
- the LOC114379589 gene encoding uncharacterized protein LOC114379589 isoform X2, translated as MGLHISSKIRSGILNWVVSVSCRMVSVSCRMVFVHLSIGSEAVPEGIIARISNLEMQPLWDSGKDNSILKRPLNLLAMTVGLKQKEIVDKIVEKSSAWSSCVVLVSAINQTKWWFVKRFLHPDIVAEYIYVFLWDEDLLVLVDNIDTKRQLGYCAQGDCMRNIGVVYSEYIVHLGPLGDSIGNEVQSDSPGDNRAKVFGKRWKDAAGRQMLD; from the exons ATGGGTCTGCATATTTCATCGAAGATTCGTAGTGGAATCTTGAACTGGGTGGTAAGTGTAAGCTGCCGGATGGTAAGTGTAAGCTGCCGGATGGTATTTGTACATTTGAGCATTGGAAGTGAGGCAGTGCCTGAAGGAATTATTGCTAGAATATCTAACTTGGAAATGCAGCCCTTATGGGACTCTGGTAAAGATAAT AGTATTTTAAAGCGCCCATTGAACTTGTTGGCTATGACAGTAGGACTTAAGCAGAAAGAAATTGTCGACAAAATTGTTGAAAAG AGTTCAGCTTGGAGTAGTTGTGTCGTACTTGTATCTGCTATCAATCAAACAAAATG GTGGTTTGTGAAACGGTTTTTGCATCCAGACATAGTTGCTGAATACATTTACGTATTTCTTTGGGATGAGGACCTCCTTGTTCTTGTTGATAATATTGACACCAAAAG GCAGCTTGGCTATTGTGCACAG GGTGATTGCATGAGAAATATTGGTGTGGTTTATTCTGAGTACATAGTTCATCTGGGTCCTCTTGGGGACTCAATTGGCAACGAG GTGCAATCAGACTCCCCAGGAGATAATAGAGCTAAA GTTTTCGGTAAAAGGTGGAAAGATGCAGCAGGGAGACAAATGTTGGATTGA
- the LOC114378064 gene encoding mitogen-activated protein kinase kinase kinase NPK1-like, with protein MGAKRQQPSEWVKGKLVGCGSFGNVHLAMNKTTGGLFVVKSPHSRAERHALDKEVKILNTLNSSPYIVQCLGTEEEEEDQGKLNVFMEYMAGGNLADMVHKFGGSLDEEVVRVYTREILHGLEHLHQHGIVHCDLKCKNVLLGSSGNIKLADFGCAKRVKEDSANCGGTPLWMAPEVLRNESVDFAADIWSLGCTVIEMATGTPPWAHQLSNPITAVLMIAHGDGIPHFPPHFSKEGFDFLSRCFQRQPNKRSTVQDLLTHPFVSTPSSQQQYAPSSSPSTVKETSKENRSSITNTFASHHDDPKGIPVCKPQDIALGSSGNWITVRSG; from the coding sequence ATGGGTGCAAAACGGCAACAACCCAGTGAATGGGTGAAAGGTAAACTTGTAGGGTGTGGATCTTTTGGCAATGTCCATTtggcaatgaacaaaaccaccGGTGGGCTTTTTGTTGTGAAATCACCACATTCCAGGGCTGAACGCCATGCTTTGGATAAAGAGGTGAAAATCCTAAACACTTTAAATTCATCACCATACATTGTCCAATGTTTGGGTAccgaggaggaggaggaagaccAAGGCAAGCTCAATGTTTTTATGGAGTACATGGCCGGGGGTAATTTGGCAGACATGGTGCACAAGTTTGGTGGCTCATTAGATGAAGAGGTGGTTCGGGTGTATACCAGGGAAATTCTTCATGGGTTAGAGCATCTTCATCAACATGGAATTGTGCACTGCGACCTCAAGTGCAAGAACGTGCTTTTGGGATCATCTGGCAACATCAAGTTGGCGGATTTTGGATGTGCAAAAAGGGTAAAGGAGGACTCAGCAAATTGTGGTGGGACTCCTCTGTGGATGGCTCCTGAAGTATTGAGGAACGAGTCTGTGGATTTTGCTGCGGATATATGGTCCTTGGGATGTACAGTTATTGAGATGGCTACTGGCACACCCCCTTGGGCTCATCAGCTTTCAAATCCAATAACTGCTGTGCTCATGATTGCCCACGGCGATGGGATACCTCACTTTCCACCCCATTTCTCCAAGGAGGGTTTCGATTTCTTGAGCAGGTGCTTCCAGAGACAACCCAATAAGAGGTCTACGGTTCAGGACTTACTTACCCATCCTTTTGTTTCAACACCATCTTCTCAACAACAATATGCACCTTCCTCCTCTCCGTCCACAGTCAAAGAAACTTCAAAGGAGAATCGTTCTTCAATCACAAACACATTTGCATCTCATCATGATGACCCCAAAGGAATACCGGTATGTAAACCCCAAGACATTGCATTGGGCTCATCAGGGAATTGGATTACTGTTAGATCAGGCTGA
- the LOC114379588 gene encoding uncharacterized protein LOC114379588 isoform X1, with protein sequence MKSFGSVTGFVLPDPKNRLLLWSVLILVSLISGAYFVGNAFFAKEYKQRLARWGLIHTMPHSKFNACKRQCLPFGSEALPEGIIARTSNLEMRPLWDSGKDNRILKRPLNLLAMAVGLKQKEIVNKIVEKFLSSGFVVMLFHYDGFVDGWKSLAWSSCAIHVSAINQTKWWFAKRFLHPDIVVEYNYIFLWDEDLLVDNFDPKRYLSIVKEEGLEISQPALDPTKSEVHHPLTVHKAVSKVHRRYYKLKGSGRCDDKSTAPPCIGWVEMMAPVFSKKSWQCVWHLIQNDLIHAWGLDRQLGYCAQGDRMRNVGVVDSEYIVHLGLPTLGGSNGNEAPSDSPGDNRAKVRMQSYIEMQVFGKRWKDAAEKDKCWIDPYEQANKTSH encoded by the exons ATGAAGTCTTTCGGTTCTGTAACT GGTTTTGTCTTGCCAGACCCAAAGAATAGGTTGCTCCTTTGGAGTGTCCTCATCTTGGTTTCATTGATTTCTGGTGCTTATTTCGTTGGTAATGCATTCTTTGCAAAGGAATACAAACAA AGATTAGCACGATGGGGGCTAATTCATACAATGccacattcaaaatttaatgcGTGCAAG AGACAATGCTTGCCTTTTGGAAGTGAGGCATTGCCTGAAGGAATTATTGCTAGAACATCTAACTTGGAAATGCGGCCCTTATGGGACTCTGGTAAAGATAAT agAATTTTAAAACGCCCATTGAACTTGTTGGCTATGGCAGTAGGACTTAAGCAGAAAGAAATAGTCAACAAAATTGTTGAAAAG TTCTTGTCAAGTGGTTTTGTTGTGATGCTTTTTCATTATGATGGTTTTGTGGATGGATGGAAGAGTTTAGCCTGGAGCAGTTGTGCCATACATGTATCTGCTATCAATCAAACAAAATG GTGGTTTGCAAAGCGGTTTTTGCATCCAGACATAGTTGTTgaatacaattatatatttctttGGGATGAGGATCTTCTTGTTGATAATTTTGACCCAAAAAG GTATTTATCTATTGTTAAAGAAGAAGGACTTGAGATATCACAGCCAGCTCTGGATCCTACCAAATCTGAAGTACATCATCCACTGACAGTCCATAAAGCAGTATCAAAAGTGCACAG aaggtattataaattaaaaggtAGTGGAAGGTGTGATGACAAAAGCACTGCTCCTCCTTGCATTGG TTGGGTGGAAATGATGGCACCAGTGTTTTCTAAGAAGTCTTGGCAATGTGTATGGCATTTGATCCAG AATGACTTAATCCATGCATGGGGCCTGGATAGGCAGCTTGGCTATTGTGCACAG GGAGATCGAATGAGAAATGTTGGTGTGGTTGATTCTGAGTACATAGTTCATCTGGGTCTGCCTACTCTTGGGGGCTCAAATGGCAATGAG GCGCCATCAGACTCCCCAGGAGATAATAGAGCTAAA GTTAGGATGCAGTCATACATTGAAATGCAGGTTTTTGGTAAAAGGTGGAAAGATGCAGCAGAGAAAGACAAATGTTGGATTGATCCGTATGAACAGGCAAACAAGACAAGCCATTAG
- the LOC114379784 gene encoding uncharacterized protein LOC114379784 → MPLSRFSAEAFGVVTICLVAILILLGLMCIAYSFYFRSRIHSQGLVQLNYFSGPWIIRITFILFSIWWGIGEILRLSLLRSTFHLKWPDTVCKCYIVSNMGFAEPCLFLTLVFLLRAPLQNLETGIMSRKWNVKTSGYILLYCLPMFVLQLFVILVGPQLDKNKGSGKMLPHYFSSAVVAPGENDTILCTYPLLSTILLGLFAIILTSYLFWLGSRILKLVINKGLQKRVYTLLFSVSCFLPLRVLFLGLSVLSGPGHFMFEAFVFLAFLALVCCAGLCMCTLVYRPVADCLALGNLQDLEAWRLNDDHNDTVSLIANQSLLEENARSSPGRYSDASTKRGSISFRTLEKGVSSTGTFVELSLFSPSRSATPPGSPPLLGWPMRSPTQVIGP, encoded by the coding sequence ATGCCCCTGTCGAGATTTTCTGCCGAGGCATTCGGTGTGGTGACGATATGTTTAGTAGCCATCTTGATTCTTCTTGGGTTGATGTGCATTGCTTACTCATTTTACTTCCGCTCTCGTATTCATAGTCAAGGTTTGGTTCAGCTCAATTATTTTAGTGGTCCTTGGATCATCAGAATCACATTCATCCTATTTTCAATCTGGTGGGGCATTGGTGAAATTTTGCGATTATCTTTGTTAAGGAgtacctttcacttaaaatggCCGGACACTGTCTGCAAGTGCTATATTGTATCAAATATGGGATTTGCAGAACCGTGCCTCTTCCTCACACTTGTATTTCTCCTTCGTGCACCTTTACAGAATTTGGAGACTGGAATTATGAGCAGAAAATGGAATGTGAAAACATCGGGATATATTCTTCTTTACTGCCTTCCAATGTTTGTTCTTCagctttttgttattttggttggACCTCAGTTAGACAAGAATAAGGGTTCTGGAAAAATGTTGCCTCATTATTTTTCAAGTGCAGTGGTTGCCCCTGGGGAGAATGATACCATCCTCTGTACTTACCCTTTACTCAGCACTATTCTCCTTGGCCTTTTTGCCATTATCCTGACTTCCTACCTTTTTTGGCTTGGTAGTCGGATTTTGAAATTAGTTATTAACAAGGGTTTGCAGAAGAGGGTTTACACATTGCTATTCTCAGTTTCATGTTTCCTTCCATTAAGGGTTCTTTTTCTTGGTTTATCTGTTTTATCAGGACCTGGGCATTTTATGTTTGAAGCCTTTGTTTTCTTGGCTTTTCTTGCACTAGTATGTTGTGCTGGCTTGTGCATGTGCACACTTGTTTACCGTCCAGTTGCAGATTGCTTAGCGCTGGGAAATCTACAAGACTTGGAAGCCTGGAGGCTTAATGATGATCATAATGATACTGTGTCTCTCATTGCTAATCAGAGTCTTCTGGAAGAAAATGCTCGGTCTAGTCCTGGTAGATATTCTGATGCATCGACAAAGCGTGGATCAATTTCATTTCGGACATTGGAGAAGGGGGTTTCATCAACTGGAACATTTGTAGAACTAAGCCTCTTCTCTCCCAGCCGCAgtgcaacccctccaggatcgCCTCCTCTTCTAGGTTGGCCTATGCGATCCCCAACACAAGTTATTGGACCATAG
- the LOC114379587 gene encoding pentatricopeptide repeat-containing protein At1g10270-like, with translation MSVYRLLLRRVAVARPMFSLTQTRSYAFSSAEEAAAERRRRKRRLRIEPPLNAIRPPPQQGPPRDPNAPRLPDSTSALVGPRLSLHNRVQSLIRAGDLEAASAIARHSVFSVTRPTVFTCNAIIAAMYRSGRYEEAIALFHFFFKQSNIVPNIVSYNNVINTHCDQGRVDVALEVYRHVVANAPFSPSPVTYRHLTKGLIHSERISEALDLLREMLSKGHGADSLVYNNLISGFLHLDNFDKAIELFDELKERCLVYDGVVNATFMEWFFSKGRDKDAMDSYRSLLDRQFRMTPATCNVLLEALLNHSKTSEAWSLFDNMLDNHTPPNFQAVNSDSFNIMVNHCFKLGNFELALSTFKKVGSKPNSKPFAMDVAGYNNIIARFCENAMLSQAETLFEELCSKSLSPDVPTHRTLIEAYLRMDRIDDALRIFHRMVDSGLRVVATFGNTVFHELIKNGKAIDCAQILSKMGEKDPKPDPTCYEVVIKGLCADGLLDKSRELLDEVMRYGVGVTSSLREFVTGVFKKAGRGDEIERLLDMNRFAYTPRPSPPRPAYCPPLVRSPSQMAAGAAHSPPSGFPTRMAAQQHPTPPPQMTGARYPPSQMAGAAHNPPSGAPHQVFEHQRPPLPSQMTGMHQPSWGLSPPMTGPHPGSSPNTGQPYHPNASEHHPHVSRVAPQMTAQHYTPSGPSPQMAGHQPYGTPRGPQQWAERQYPPSGLSPPMAGQHHPLAGPTPPMSGWSIPSNGASAKMSPPYHISAGPSSQVTGPYHPSSSTPPHFEESHQQQSEVPEQS, from the exons ATGTCAGTTTACCGGCTGCTTCTCCGGCGCGTGGCCGTAGCCCGCCCCATGTTCTCTCTGACCCAAACCCGTTCCTACGCCTTCTCATCCGCCGAAGAAGCCGCGGCCGAGCGGCGGCGACGGAAGCGGCGTCTGCGCATCGAGCCTCCCCTGAACGCGATTCGACCTCCGCCGCAGCAGGGCCCTCCGCGCGACCCGAACGCCCCTCGACTCCCGGACTCGACCTCGGCGTTGGTGGGGCCTCGGCTGAGCCTCCACAACCGCGTGCAGTCCCTGATCCGCGCCGGCGACCTGGAGGCGGCGTCCGCCATCGCCCGGCACTCGGTGTTCTCAGTGACACGGCCGACCGTGTTCACCTGCAACGCCATCATCGCCGCCATGTACCGTTCAGGGCGctacgaggaggccattgcgctcttccactttttcttcaagCAGTCGAACATCGTCCCGAACATCGTGTCCTACAACAACGTGATCAACACCCACTGCGACCAGGGCCGAGTGGACGTGGCCCTTGAGGTGTATCGGCACGTGGTCGCCAACGCCCCCTTCAGCCCCTCCCCCGTCACCTATCGCCATCTCACCAAAGGTTTGATCCATTCTGAGCGCATTTCGGAAGCCCTGGACCTCTTGCGCGAGATGCTCTCTAAGGGCCACGGTGCTGATTCCCTCGTTTACAACAATCTCATTTCTGGCTTTCTCCATTTGGACAATTTCGACAAGGCCATCGAACTCTTCGACGAGCTCAAGGAGCGTTGCCTCGTCTATGATGGCGTTGTCAATGCCACTTTTATGGAATGGTTCTTCAGCAAGGGCAGGGACAAGGATGCCATGGACTCCTACAGGTCCTTGTTGGACCGCCAGTTTCGGATGACCCCTGCCACCTGCAATGTCCTGTTGGAGGCCTTGCTTAACCATTCCAAGACCTCTGAGGCTTGGTCTCTTTTTGATAACATGTTGGACAATCACACCCCTCCCAATTTCCAGGCTGTTAACTCTGACTCCTTTAATATTATGGTCAATCACTGCTTCAAGCTTGGAAACTTTGAGCTTGCCCTTTCTACTTTTAAGAAGGTTGGATCCAAGCCTAACTCTAAGCCCTTTGCCATGGATGTTGCCGGCTACAACAATATCATTGCTAGGTTTTGTGAGAATGCGATGCTGTCCCAAGCCGAGACCTTGTTCGAAGAACTCTGCTCTAAATCTTTGAGCCCCGATGTGCCCACTCATAGGACCTTGATTGAAGCCTACTTGAGAATGGACAGGATCGATGATGCTCTCAGGATTTTCCACAGAATGGTTGATTCTGGTCTCAGGGTGGTTGCTACCTTTGGTAACACCGTGTTTCATGAATTGATTAAGAATGGTAAAGCCATTGACTGTGCTCAAATTTTGAGTAAAATGGGAGAAAAGGATCCCAAACCTGACCCCACTTGCTATGAGGTTGTAATCAAGGGACTCTGTGCTGATGGCTTGTTGGACAAAAGCCGAGAGCTGCTGGATGAGGTTATGAGGTATGGTGTTGGGGTCACTTCTTCCTTGCGGGAATTTGTGACTGGGGTTTTCAAGAAAGCCGGGAGGGGTGACGAGATTGAGAGGCTGCTAGATATGAACAGATTTGCATACACTCCTCGTCCATCCCCACCAAGACCTGCTTACTGTCCACCGCTGGTCAGGTCCCCCTCGCAAATGGCAGCAGGGGCAGCACATAGCCCACCTTCTGGGTTTCCAACACGAATGGCAGCACAGCAGCATCCAACACCTCCTCCTCAAATGACAGGAGCACGTTATCCACCTTCTCAAATGGCTGGAGCAGCACATAATCCACCTTCTGGTGCTCCACATCAAGTGTTTGAGCATCAACGCCCGCCACTGCCTTCTCAAATGACAGGAATGCATCAACCTTCATGGGGATTATCTCCTCCAATGACTGGACCTCATCCTGGATCGTCACCTAATACAGGACAGCCTTACCACCCTAATGCATCTGAACATCATCCTCACGTGAGCAGGGTAGCCCCGCAAATGACAGCGCAGCATTATACACCATCTGGACCTTCACCTCAAATGGCAGGACATCAGCCTTATGGAACACCACGTGGGCCCCAACAATGGGCAGAACGACAGTATCCGCCATCAGGGTTGTCTCCTCCAATGGCAGGACAACATCATCCACTAGCTGGACCAACTCCTCCAATGTCAGGATGGTCTATTCCTTCGAATGGAGCATCAGCTAAAATGTCACCGCCATATCATATATCTGCAGGACCATCTTCTCAGGTGACTGGACCATATCACCCATCATCATCAACCCCTCCTCACTTTGAGGAATCTCATCAACAGCAATCAGAAGTCCCTGAACAG TCCTAG
- the LOC114379588 gene encoding uncharacterized protein LOC114379588 isoform X2 — protein sequence MKSFGSVTGFVLPDPKNRLLLWSVLILVSLISGAYFVGNAFFAKEYKQRLARWGLIHTMPHSKFNACKRQCLPFGSEALPEGIIARTSNLEMRPLWDSGKDNRILKRPLNLLAMAVGLKQKEIVNKIVEKFLSSGFVVMLFHYDGFVDGWKSLAWSSCAIHVSAINQTKWYLSIVKEEGLEISQPALDPTKSEVHHPLTVHKAVSKVHRRYYKLKGSGRCDDKSTAPPCIGWVEMMAPVFSKKSWQCVWHLIQNDLIHAWGLDRQLGYCAQGDRMRNVGVVDSEYIVHLGLPTLGGSNGNEAPSDSPGDNRAKVRMQSYIEMQVFGKRWKDAAEKDKCWIDPYEQANKTSH from the exons ATGAAGTCTTTCGGTTCTGTAACT GGTTTTGTCTTGCCAGACCCAAAGAATAGGTTGCTCCTTTGGAGTGTCCTCATCTTGGTTTCATTGATTTCTGGTGCTTATTTCGTTGGTAATGCATTCTTTGCAAAGGAATACAAACAA AGATTAGCACGATGGGGGCTAATTCATACAATGccacattcaaaatttaatgcGTGCAAG AGACAATGCTTGCCTTTTGGAAGTGAGGCATTGCCTGAAGGAATTATTGCTAGAACATCTAACTTGGAAATGCGGCCCTTATGGGACTCTGGTAAAGATAAT agAATTTTAAAACGCCCATTGAACTTGTTGGCTATGGCAGTAGGACTTAAGCAGAAAGAAATAGTCAACAAAATTGTTGAAAAG TTCTTGTCAAGTGGTTTTGTTGTGATGCTTTTTCATTATGATGGTTTTGTGGATGGATGGAAGAGTTTAGCCTGGAGCAGTTGTGCCATACATGTATCTGCTATCAATCAAACAAAATG GTATTTATCTATTGTTAAAGAAGAAGGACTTGAGATATCACAGCCAGCTCTGGATCCTACCAAATCTGAAGTACATCATCCACTGACAGTCCATAAAGCAGTATCAAAAGTGCACAG aaggtattataaattaaaaggtAGTGGAAGGTGTGATGACAAAAGCACTGCTCCTCCTTGCATTGG TTGGGTGGAAATGATGGCACCAGTGTTTTCTAAGAAGTCTTGGCAATGTGTATGGCATTTGATCCAG AATGACTTAATCCATGCATGGGGCCTGGATAGGCAGCTTGGCTATTGTGCACAG GGAGATCGAATGAGAAATGTTGGTGTGGTTGATTCTGAGTACATAGTTCATCTGGGTCTGCCTACTCTTGGGGGCTCAAATGGCAATGAG GCGCCATCAGACTCCCCAGGAGATAATAGAGCTAAA GTTAGGATGCAGTCATACATTGAAATGCAGGTTTTTGGTAAAAGGTGGAAAGATGCAGCAGAGAAAGACAAATGTTGGATTGATCCGTATGAACAGGCAAACAAGACAAGCCATTAG
- the LOC114379589 gene encoding uncharacterized protein LOC114379589 isoform X1 has protein sequence MGLHISSKIRSGILNWVVSVSCRMVSVSCRMVFVHLSIGSEAVPEGIIARISNLEMQPLWDSGKDNSILKRPLNLLAMTVGLKQKEIVDKIVEKSSAWSSCVVLVSAINQTKWWFVKRFLHPDIVAEYIYVFLWDEDLLVLVDNIDTKRQLGYCAQGDCMRNIGVVYSEYIVHLGPLGDSIGNEVQSDSPGDNRAKSSMQSYIGMQVFGKRWKDAAGRQMLD, from the exons ATGGGTCTGCATATTTCATCGAAGATTCGTAGTGGAATCTTGAACTGGGTGGTAAGTGTAAGCTGCCGGATGGTAAGTGTAAGCTGCCGGATGGTATTTGTACATTTGAGCATTGGAAGTGAGGCAGTGCCTGAAGGAATTATTGCTAGAATATCTAACTTGGAAATGCAGCCCTTATGGGACTCTGGTAAAGATAAT AGTATTTTAAAGCGCCCATTGAACTTGTTGGCTATGACAGTAGGACTTAAGCAGAAAGAAATTGTCGACAAAATTGTTGAAAAG AGTTCAGCTTGGAGTAGTTGTGTCGTACTTGTATCTGCTATCAATCAAACAAAATG GTGGTTTGTGAAACGGTTTTTGCATCCAGACATAGTTGCTGAATACATTTACGTATTTCTTTGGGATGAGGACCTCCTTGTTCTTGTTGATAATATTGACACCAAAAG GCAGCTTGGCTATTGTGCACAG GGTGATTGCATGAGAAATATTGGTGTGGTTTATTCTGAGTACATAGTTCATCTGGGTCCTCTTGGGGACTCAATTGGCAACGAG GTGCAATCAGACTCCCCAGGAGATAATAGAGCTAAA TCAAGTATGCAGTCATACATTGGAATGCAGGTTTTCGGTAAAAGGTGGAAAGATGCAGCAGGGAGACAAATGTTGGATTGA
- the LOC114379588 gene encoding uncharacterized protein LOC114379588 isoform X3, translating into MKSFGSVTRLARWGLIHTMPHSKFNACKRQCLPFGSEALPEGIIARTSNLEMRPLWDSGKDNRILKRPLNLLAMAVGLKQKEIVNKIVEKFLSSGFVVMLFHYDGFVDGWKSLAWSSCAIHVSAINQTKWWFAKRFLHPDIVVEYNYIFLWDEDLLVDNFDPKRYLSIVKEEGLEISQPALDPTKSEVHHPLTVHKAVSKVHRRYYKLKGSGRCDDKSTAPPCIGWVEMMAPVFSKKSWQCVWHLIQNDLIHAWGLDRQLGYCAQGDRMRNVGVVDSEYIVHLGLPTLGGSNGNEAPSDSPGDNRAKVRMQSYIEMQVFGKRWKDAAEKDKCWIDPYEQANKTSH; encoded by the exons ATGAAGTCTTTCGGTTCTGTAACT AGATTAGCACGATGGGGGCTAATTCATACAATGccacattcaaaatttaatgcGTGCAAG AGACAATGCTTGCCTTTTGGAAGTGAGGCATTGCCTGAAGGAATTATTGCTAGAACATCTAACTTGGAAATGCGGCCCTTATGGGACTCTGGTAAAGATAAT agAATTTTAAAACGCCCATTGAACTTGTTGGCTATGGCAGTAGGACTTAAGCAGAAAGAAATAGTCAACAAAATTGTTGAAAAG TTCTTGTCAAGTGGTTTTGTTGTGATGCTTTTTCATTATGATGGTTTTGTGGATGGATGGAAGAGTTTAGCCTGGAGCAGTTGTGCCATACATGTATCTGCTATCAATCAAACAAAATG GTGGTTTGCAAAGCGGTTTTTGCATCCAGACATAGTTGTTgaatacaattatatatttctttGGGATGAGGATCTTCTTGTTGATAATTTTGACCCAAAAAG GTATTTATCTATTGTTAAAGAAGAAGGACTTGAGATATCACAGCCAGCTCTGGATCCTACCAAATCTGAAGTACATCATCCACTGACAGTCCATAAAGCAGTATCAAAAGTGCACAG aaggtattataaattaaaaggtAGTGGAAGGTGTGATGACAAAAGCACTGCTCCTCCTTGCATTGG TTGGGTGGAAATGATGGCACCAGTGTTTTCTAAGAAGTCTTGGCAATGTGTATGGCATTTGATCCAG AATGACTTAATCCATGCATGGGGCCTGGATAGGCAGCTTGGCTATTGTGCACAG GGAGATCGAATGAGAAATGTTGGTGTGGTTGATTCTGAGTACATAGTTCATCTGGGTCTGCCTACTCTTGGGGGCTCAAATGGCAATGAG GCGCCATCAGACTCCCCAGGAGATAATAGAGCTAAA GTTAGGATGCAGTCATACATTGAAATGCAGGTTTTTGGTAAAAGGTGGAAAGATGCAGCAGAGAAAGACAAATGTTGGATTGATCCGTATGAACAGGCAAACAAGACAAGCCATTAG